The Ornithorhynchus anatinus isolate Pmale09 chromosome 11, mOrnAna1.pri.v4, whole genome shotgun sequence genomic interval CAGGACAACTGGGGCCTaaccctagactgtaaagtccttgtgggaatgtgtctgtttattgttgtgctctgcacggggtaagtccccaataaatacaactgaattaacccttccctctttcctcctgtccGCTGCCGTTAGGCTTGCGGGGGCATCACTGGGGGACCGGGGGCCAGGCAAGCTGTATCTGCCTGAAGGCAAGGGACAGCAGTGAGTGGGACCCTCCGAGCCGGGGGAATCCATGTCCCACCCTCTGTTGGGGATCTGGAGCGGGCGGTCGGCAGGAGGGGCAGGCAGCCGGAGAGGGGGCGGCCTCCGGGGTCAGGCCGGGGGTGCTGGGCCGGGTCAGGGCTCCGGGGGGACACAGCCTGATCCTTCAGTCCCCGTGGGGGCAGGCCAGGCTCCCTGCATGAGGGGAGCgagggcagaggcagaaggagTTTTCGGGCGAGTGGACGAACGGGCGGATGGGCAAGCGGTCGGTCAGGCGGATGAGCGGGTGGACAGGAGGCCGGGGGGGCAGACAGGCAGTCAGTGGGCGGGTTGTGCCTGGACAAAACCCTGGGGGCTGCCAGGCTTCTCCTCTGACGGAGCTTGGGCTGCAGGGGAGCATGGGGTGGGAGCAGAAGGGTGGTCAAGGGGCAGAAATCAGTGGGATTGGCCAAGGCCAGTGGAAGCGGGGCCCCGAGGGGGGAAATGGGCGTTCTCATTTGCTGGTGGTTCTGGTGGTCTGGGGgtgcagggggttgggggtgtgggtGGCCTGACTCGGAGTGAATCGGTGTCAAGGCCCCAGGGCGGCCGAAGCTACTAGCCCAGGGGGTTTCTAGGTTTTGTTCCTTGTAGGGCCTGGTGTTATGGTGGGGTGGGCAGAGCTGCACCTGCATGGGTGGTGgtgtggggaagaagagggaggtcagcaggCAGAGGGAGGTTTGACAACTCAGGATTCGGTGGGAGCTGCTTCCccttcatccctcctctccccttcccactttaGCCTTTGGCCCAGGAGGTTCTGACGCCGGCCCCTCCTCTCCTGAGGGCAAGgggcatgtgtgaccttgggcaagtcacttcacttctctgtgcctcagttccctcatctttaaaatggggattaagactgtaaactccatgtgggtcaagggactgtgtccaacctgattacttgtatctactccagcttttagaacagtgcttggaacgtagtaagcacttaacaaataccattatttttattattattttcattattattattattattattatccagaagatggaggtggagggcagagaggactGAGGCCTCAGGACCCCCCGCCCGACTCCCCCTCTTAGTCTTGGCCCACTGAGGACTGAGGACTGTGGTCTGGTAGAATCTCTTCTGTGGCCAGAGGCAACCCCAGGTGTGAACAAAACagatgaaacagcatggcgtagtggctagagcatgggcctggaagtcagaagatcatgggttctaatcccggctctgccacttgtctgctgtgtgaccttgggcaagtcacttagcttctctgtgcctcagttaccccatctataaaatggggattgaaaccgtgagccctttgtgggacagggactgtgtccacccccacttgattgtatccactccagggcttagttcagtgtcgggcacacagtaaactcttaacaaataccagaattattatttttattattaataaaccaacTCCTGCCTTCGGCCTTGATCTCTAAGTCTCTGTTTTTCTCATGGCCAGCCTGGGCTAGCACAGGCCTGATCTCCAAGGATCATCGGCAGGAACCCACCCTCCAGAGCCAGCAGCACCAGCAAGACAGCTCCTTCTTGGTGAGCCTCACCCTTCGGCCTGCTCCCACTCCGAGCCCCTGGCCCCCCTTTGGActtccccgctccctgccctggCCCCCTCGCCACTCTGTTCCCATCCCAGGCCCCCTACCCTGGCCCCGCGTCCCCAAATTCAGCCTGGAGAGCCACCCTGGGCCCCTGGCGACTAGACGGGCGGGAGGACAGGGTGACAGGCGGGAGAGGTGGAGCAAACACAGTGGGTGTCTGTCTGCTTGACCAGGAGGGATCAGCCCAAGTGACCTGTAGCAGCTGTCAGATCATCATGCAGAAACTTAAGGACATGGTTGGGAACAACACCAAGGACATGGTGAgtcccatcccttgccccaggGGCCTCTGACCGAGTTGGGGGAGGTAGTCGAACTCAGCGGCCCCACCCACAGCGCCCATTCACCCCAGCCTGACAGGTGGAGGGCTGTCGGTggtgcggggggcccgggggacccAGAATTCCAGGTGAAGAGCCACATGGATCCCTCTCACTCCTTGTCCTTGCCCATCAAGAGAGTGGTGTCGCCCCCGAGTTTGGGCCCCTGACCATCCATCCCCCGGCTGTGTTTGCCTGCAGGAGGCGATTAAGCGTGCGGAGAACCAGTTGTGCAAGTTTGTGAGTTTTATCCTCCGGAAGTCCTGCCAGACTCTCATGTTGAAATACTTGCTCCCCATCGCCATTGCTGTTCGGCTGGGCAAGTCTCCCCGGGACGTCTGCGTGGGCATCAAGTTCTGCAAGAATAAGGAAGGTGAGGGCTGGCCTGGGCTCCCAGGGGACAGAGGAAACCAAGACCGGCAAGGCCAAGGGggatctgttctctcccaaggtgtATTGTAGTCACCCAAATGCTTCCCAGTTATGTGCCTccccgtgttctgcacataacaagcactcaataaataccaccgatcaggGTTCCCTGTCCCAGGGCCCCTCAGGGATCTTCCAGGGAACctgccctcccactcccaccagcTCCCCCCAACCTCCGACAGCGGACCCCCGTGGGGGCATCACGGGACTGGCCCGCCCCCAGGAAGCACCAGTCAGTCGGAGCAGCCAGGGGCAGGGGGTTGGTCAGTGTTCTTCTGGAGGGGACTGAGACCACTGCGAGGAACGGAGGTCCTGCccgtgggggaggagggcggggtgaGGAAATCACCTGGACCCTTCCAGAGGGTGTGGGGCTTGGTAGTGTCATGCCCATTCGGAGCCCCACGCCCCTCCCAGTAGGCCCTGAGGGATACGGTTCAGTGGCTACAGGCCCCTAGCTCTAGTCCAATGCAGCTTGAGGTGAAGAAGGGTCTCTCTGGGCCACGAGAACAGAGGGGCCCGGGAGAGGGGgcatctgattcattcattcattcattcattcattcattcaatcatttattgagtgcatattgtgtacagagccccgtactaaccccttggaaagtacaatacggtaaTAAAGAGAGGCTTGCCGAGACCTTCTCCACTTTAGCTCCCGGGGTCACCCCAGCTTCCAACGATCCCCTCATGATTCCGGCAGCCTTAGTCCCTGGCTCCATCCCACTGGAAGACCCTTGGGAATCGGCCTGAGTTCTTCCAGCACCCCACCGTCCCCGGGCTGGGGGGCAGACCAGGCTAGCACCGAGAAAAGGGGTGGGGGTCTTCTGCCTGGCTACTCCTTGCCTtaactcctcctccatcctccccctccacagtAGGTTGCCAGGGAAAAGATCTGAGAGCCCGAATCTACCCTTGAGAAGAAGAGTCTGGAGGGAGAGTGGCCCCAGCCTGACAGATGGTCCCTCCGGAGATACTGATCCTGCTCAGAAGTTTCAGCGGCTCtgtccctgccccccctcccccccgatctGCCAACACCCCCACTCCAACTTGCAGCCCCTCCCCCTGGCTTTTCCAGAGAATAAAATGTCATGAACGCACTGGGCTTCAGTGATGGATGTGGAGGGAGGAAACCTCATGCTTTGGCAGGGCTGAAGCAGTGTCCACAGGTGCACCCGCCAGGGCAGGGCATCATCATCCCTGCTTCCCCGAAGCCCTGCCCACCGCCTCTTTGGGTCCATTCCCTTTGTCCGAGCTGCCAGTGTGGCCCTGCCCTGGGGGAGCAGGCAGGGCTAGGGCAACAACGGACAGGCTGGCAGCGCGGACACAGGTCAAGGCGCGTGCTCTTCTTGGATCTCTCACACCATCCCCAGGAGGCAAATCTTCTCAGATCCATatttacaggtgggggaaactGTAGACGTCTTGCAGGCAGggttgtctactaattctattgtagtgtactcacctaagcagcctggctcagtggaaagagcacgggcttgggagtcagaggtcatgggttcgaatcccagctctgccacttggcagctgtgtgactgtgggcaagacatttgacttctctgtgcctcagttacctcatctgtaaaatggggatgaagactgtgagcctcacatgggacaacctgattaccctgtatctaccccagcgcttagaacagtgctccgcacatagtaagcgcttaacaaataccataattattattagcaatactgacattagaacccaagtccttctgactcccaggcctgtgctctatccattccatgctacttctcagagatAAGATTCTTtgggaatcttatccccattttacagatgaggaaactgaggtcaagagaagtgaaatgacttccctgactaagccctcctttcctttactcccactccattctgcactgccctgacttgttccttttattcatcccccctccagccccacagcacttatgtgcatatccatcatttatttatattaatgtctgcctcccctctagactttaagttggcTGTGGGGAgcaaatgtgtctctttattgttgtgctgtactctcccaagcacttggtacagtgctctgcacccagtaagtgctcaataagtacaaatgaatgaatgaattgataaatgaatgaatgaaaccacccctcccccccactccaccctcatCGGGGCCAGGTAAACAAGGCTGGTATGCTCGGAGACTCTGGCCCAGCTATGTTGACAGTGGACAATCCCATGGCTGCTGggacagagggaggctggggcaaAGCGAGGTCAAAGGGGCAAGAAAACCCAGGCGGGGGCCAGAGCAAAGTGAaggctggggcagagaggaggccaAATGGAGATTAGGGTGGAAGGGAGATTCGGGCGGAGGCTGGACAGAGCGGAGGCCCAAGTGGAAAGgatgcaggggaggagggaggaccgggCGGAGGGGAGGCCACGGCGGAGGGGAGGCTGGGCAGAGCTTGGCTACAGGAAAGGTGAGGACTCTGCAGACTtcctgctagactctaagctcactataggcagaatgtgactgctaattctgttatactgtactctcccaagtgcatagtacagtgctttgcatatagtaagtgttcgataaaaaagattgattgatttgaaagggACTGGGAGACCCTGGGGCAGGCTGGCAAGTGAGGCTACCCTTTGGTCTGCATTACCACAGGGAATCGAGGTCTCCACTTGCCTGAAGAGACCCTGAGAAAGTCTGGGAATGCCAggtcagcccccacccccaatccaagCTCCCTAGCCCCCACTGAGCACAGTTCACCCATTCCCAGGGTTCACAGGAAATTGGGGCCGGGGTCTGCTCGCACCTCTCATCCTGTCAGCCCCTTCTTCATGATGGGAGGTGCTTGGGGTAAGCCACCGAAGGAGCTGATAGGGAGAGATCACATGTgaaagaggggatgggaggagagagacagggcggGGAGAACTCTAGTGGAAGGGCTGACCCCAGTAAGGGggtggggttgggcgggggggctgCTTCTGGCCCTGAGCTAATAAAAACCCCTTCTGGGCCGGGACCCCAGCAGCTCTTACAATGGCAGCTTTTCTCttgcttctctccctgaccctcctgGCCGGCCCAGGTAAGGACCCTGACCTTTGACTCTGGCCTTCGACTCCGGCCATGGCCATGACTGGTCCCTACACCCTGTCCCTCCCTCAGTTCTCATGAAGGCTGAGCCCCGGGTCGGCTCTGGTGCCCCtaggaagggaggagatggaggctctGCTCTTGTGAGGGTGGGgaatgaggaatggggaggggttaaaaggagaagggagtgggtaaaaggagaagaggggtagGTGACCCATTCTCAGCCTGAATAACCAGGAGGGGCTTGGGGTAGTCCTTGCCTCCAGCCAGCCCATGGGTATGGGAGGCAGGACaactggggtctaatcctagattgtaagtaagctccttgtgggaatgtgtctgttattgttttattgtttactgttgtattatactctcccaagtgcttagtagagtgctctgcatgggataagtcttcaataaatataactgaatgaatcctGTCCCCTTTCCTCCTATGCCCTGCCCTCTGGGCTCTAGTCCTTAGGCTTGGGGAGGCACCACTGGGGATCCTGCTGGGGATCTGGAGTCGGGGGCcagcaggaggggcagggaacaggaGAGAGGGCAGCGCTTCTGAGATCAGGCTGGGGGTATGGGCTGGGTCAGGGCTCCAGAGGGACACAGCCTGATCCTTCAGTCCCCTTTGGGGCAGGCCAGACCAGGATGAGGGGAGCAAGGGCCGAAGCAGAAGGAGTGGTGGGGTGAGTGGATGAACGGGAGGTCGGGCAAGGGGACGGTGGGGCAGACGGGGGGGGCGATGGGCAGatggacagtcagtcagtggccAGGGGCTGCCGGGGCAAAAGGCCCCTAGGCTTCTCCTCTGACAGAGCTTGGGCTACAGGGGAGCATAGGGTTGGGGGCAGGAGAGTGGCCAAGGGACAGAAACCAGTGAGATTGCCCGGAGCCAGTGGAACGGGGGCCCCGAGGGGAGAAATGGGCGTTCTCATTTGCTGGTGGTTCTGATGGTCTGGGGGTGCAGGGGGTTGTGGATGTGGGCGGCCTGACTCTGAGTGAATCAGTGTCAAGGTCCCAGGGGGCTGAGGCTTGAGGGCTACCAGCACAGAGGGGCATGCATTTCTAGGTTTTGTTTCACGTAGGGCctggtggtggggcgggggatgagggggctgtggggttgagggggagggaggggttgggggagagcttCACCTGAATGGAAGGtggcagggaaagaagagggaggtcagcaggCAGAGGGAGGTTTGACAACTCTGGATTCAGTGTGAGCTGCttccccttcatccccctctccccttcctaccttaaccTTTGGCCCAGGAGTCTCTGACCCCGGCCCCTCCTTTCCTGAGGGCAAGcagcatgtgtgaccttgggcaagtcacttcacttctctgtgcctcagttccctcatctttaaaatggggatttagactgtaaaccccatgtgggacaagggacagtgtctaacctgattactcgtatctacccctgtgcttagaacagtgcttggcacagagtaagcacttagcaaacaccataattatcattattattatcctggaaaTGGAGGTGGATGTTTGCAGAGAGCTGAaagcccaggccccctcccctgccctcggtCTTGGCCCCCTGAGGACTGAGGACTATGGCCTGGTAGAAACCCTTCCGTGGCCAGAGTCAACCCCACtgtgaacaaaacaaaagaagcagcTCCATgtactggacagagcatgggactgtgagtcagaaggttatgagttctaatccctgctctgccacttgtctgctgtgtgactttggtcgagtcacttaacttctctgtgcctcatttaccccatctgcaaaatggggattgaaactgggagccccatatgggacagggaccatatcctaccccatttgcttgtatccaccccagcacttagtaagtgcttaacagatgccataataataataataataatgattattactatgatttAAACCAATCTCTGCTGGCCCTGGTCTCTGACTTTCTGTTCTTATTGTGGCCAGCCTGGGCCGGCACAGGCCTGATCCCCAAGGACCACAAGCAGGAACCAGCTCTCTGGCACCAGCAGCACCATCAAGACAGCCgcttaacggtgagcctcacccGTCGGCCTGACCCGCCTCTGGGCCCCTGGCCCACCTTggacttcccctctccctgccctggccccctcgcccctccatccccatcccaggCGCCCTACCCTGGCCCAGGTCCCGAGATTCAGCCTGGAGAGCCACCCTGGGCCCTCGTCCACTAGACGGGCGGGAGGAGAGAGCGACGGATCTGGCAGGTGGAGCAAACACGATGGTTGTCTGTCTGACAGGGGGACCTGCTTGACCGGAAGGTGTCACCCCGTTTCATCTGCAGCACCTGTCAAGTCATCATGACGAAGCTTAAAGAGCTGGTTGGGGACAATTCTGACGATATGGTGAGTCCCATCCCGCTCCCATGGGCCTCTGACTGGCCTTGGGGAGATAGCAGAGCTCAGCAGAGCGGTGGCCACAGCTCCACTCACCCCAGCTGGCAGGTCACCTGAAGTCCTCATGGAGGGCCGCCGGTGGCATTGGGAGCCTGGGGGACCGGGGACTCCAGGTGGAGAGCCGTATGGCTCtcacctgccccccatccccgtcCATCAGGGGAGAGGTGTCGCCCCCGGGGCTGGGCCACTGACTGTCCGACGCGGGCTTTGTGTGCCCACAGAATGAGATtaagaaggcagagaagcaggtGTGCAGCTCTGTGAGCTTCTATCTCCGGTGGGCCTGCGAGAAACTCATAAAGAagttcttcctccccatcgccAGAGACTTCTTAAGCGGCAAGAATCCCCGGCAGGTCTGCGAGGACATCAAGATCTGCAAGCCTAAGAAAGGTGAGTTCCGGCCTGGGCCCCTAGGAGATAGCGGTTACAGAGACCGGCAAGGCCAAGGGGgatcagtactctcccaaggggtattgtagtctcccaagtgcttaatacagtattctgcacatagtaagtgctcagtaaataccaatgattgatcagaGTTCCCAACCCTGGGGCCCCCCGGGATCCTGGGGGGAAACCGCCCTCCCGCTCCCACCGGCTCCCCCCAACCTCCGACAGCTGTCTCCTACTGGGGGCGTCTTTCTAGTCCTCAACAGGACGGGACTAACCCACCCCCAAAAAGCACCATAGAATCAGAGCagccagaggcagggggagggaggtgagactGGGCTCCAGTCCAGTAAAGTGAGGGAATGGTCAGCGTGTCTTCTGGACAGGAACTGAGGCCACTGTGAGGGTCGGAAGTCCCGCCTGGGGGGAGGAAGTCACCTGAACCAGTTCCAGAGGGGGCGGGACTTGGTGGTATGCTGCCGAATCTGAGTTCCATGTCCATCCCAACAGGCCCTGAGGGACATGGTTCAGAGGACGGGAGTGGACATAGGGAGCCCAGGCTGCTCACTCTAGCCCAAATACAGCGTGAGTTGGCGAAGGGTCTCTCTGGgccgtgggaagggaggggacagggagagggggcctCCGATGCTGAGCATGTCTCCTCTTCAGCCCCCGGGGTCACCCCAGCTCCCACCGATCCTGCCACTATTCCGGCAGCCTTGGTCTCTGGCCTCCAACCTACTGGGAGACCCTAGAGAATCGGAATGAGAGTTCTTCCAGTGCCCCATCACGCCCGGCCTGGAGGCAGGCCTGGCTAGCAccgtgggaagggatgggggtccTCTGCCTGGCTATCTCCTGCctgacttcctcctccatcctccccctccagaccaggATGCCGGGGAGAAGATCCTGGAGTCTGAATCTGCCCTTGAGAAGAGGACTCTGGAGGAAGAGTGGTCCCAGCCTGCCAAAAGGTCCCTTCGGAGATACTGATCCTGCTCAGAAGCTTCAGCGGTTCTGTCcatgcaccccctcccccccccgatcTGCCAACACCCCCACTCCAACTTGCAGCCCCTCCCCCTGGCTTTTCCAGAGAATAAAATGTCATGAACGCACTGGGCTTCAGTGATGGATGTGGAGGGAGGAAACCTAATGCTTTGGCAGGGCTGAAGCAGTGTCCACAGGTGCACCCGCCAGGGCAGGGCATCATCATCCCTGCTGCCCCGAAGCCCTGCCCACCGCCTCTTTGGGTCCATTCCCTTTGTCCGAGCTGCCAGGGTGGCCCTGCCCTGGGGGAGCAGGCAGGGCTAGGGCAACAACGGACAGGCTGGCAGGGCGGACACAGGTCAAGGCGCGTGCTCTTCCTGGATCTCTCATACCATCCCCAGGAGGCAGGTCTTCTCAGATCCATTTTTACAggcgggggaaactgaggtctggcAAGTATGACTGACTGGTCACTGGCTGGCCAGTACAGGATGCATCCTgatgactactgtgtgcagaaagctgtACCGGgagtcactgtgtgcaaagcatcatgtcctagtggaaagagcacaggctgggcgtcagaggacctgcgttctaagcccagctctgacgtatctgctgtgtgatcttggtcaaggcactcaacttctctgtgcctcagttgcctcatctgtaaaatgggggttaagactgtgaggcccaaatgggacatggactttgtctgtcctgattatcttgtagctatcccagtgctcagtgcagcggCAGGCAGATAgccagcgtttaacaaataacgttaaaaaaaaatagcgCTAAACTGAGCATCCAGGGTGTACAGAGCATCGTTCTGGATGCCAGCTGTATGCATATTGATGTCTACTGTGTGGAGGGAGCTGTACTactgagtggctactgtgtgcagagcacttttctgggGACCCCCAAGGAGTGAAAATCATGATCCCCATCCTGGAGGACCTCCCGGGCTACCGCGGGGAAGACGAGGAAAGGACTGAGGGATGCGTTGCAAGGCAGAGCCCCGCTGCACGGGGCTGAGGATgtggctggggagggtggggggcgtttccgcggtgggtgggaggggagaggagcccagCTGGGTCCCCTCCCGCTCCTCGCACCCACTGCTCTCAAGAGGTTGCAGGGACCTGGACCACCccatccgccccctccctcccaccacgaCCCCCTGCAACTCGCAGCAATGCCGGTCCCGCTCCACCTGCTCCTCGCCTTGGTCCTTTCGGTCAGCCCAGGTAGAGTCCGGCCCCGGCCTCGGGAcaaaggcggggtggggagggggccgcgggaaggcggggagggtggcagggatgggggtggatcCCCCTGGTCCCCCCCATCCGGGCTGGGGCagagccgccccctcccacccccagccctccggCCTGAGCCCcttgtccgggggcggggggagatttgtcccccctctccctcaagcatcgtggctcaatggcaagagcccgcgcttgggagtcagaggtcatgggttctaatcccggctccgccgcttgtcagctgtgtgactttgggcaagtcacttcacttctcggggcctcagttccttcatctggaaaatggggaggaagcccgtgagcccctcgtgggataacctgattaccttgtatctaccccagcgcttagaacagtgttcggcgcatagtaagcgcttaacaaatactaacattattattcttattccctCTTCCCAACCCAGCAGAGAAAAGcccagggaggaaaggagattcgtggtggggggaggaggaggacgaagtggggagggggagccaacGGTTGGGAGGagcagggtcgggggtgggggaacagGGTCCTTCCCCAGGGTTGCCCGGGGGGCTCCAGGTCtggccggggccgcccctccgGTCCGGGCCCCCGAGGTCAGTCCCGtccaacacccccccaccccaagcccgggCCGGCGAGGCGCTGACCCTGGACGGGGGCCAAGGGGACCCGGCCAGCCGATGCAGAGAGGCCGGGGACCACCTGGGAGAGGGCACCGCCCCCTGCCACCTCGCCCCGGTAAGCCCCGAcgcttcctctccccgccccccggtcccccggccccctgccctctgTCCCCTGCTCGGGGCCGGCGACAGGCACAGAGCGGGACCCCCgccccaggggcctgggagtcagaaagtcatggattctaattccggccctgccactcgtccgctgtgtgaccgcttcactactctggctctcagtttcctcatctgcaaaatgggcattgagactgggagccccacaaaggacaggggctgtgtccagtccgatttgtctgtatccaccccagcgcttaatagagtgcctggcatacagtaagcgcttaacgaacaccgcaattattaccgttatttttgttattattattacctgatgaaGGCCCCTCGGGGGGTGGGtgcgggtggagggagaaggtgttccaggctagattGCCCCTGGCTCCGTCCGTCCTCCGGCCCACCCCGGGGGAGGCACAGACAGGTCCCGCGGACGTGTTGTTTAGAGGGAccgacacccccgcccccccgcttcccccacAGGGCCTCCAGAGCAAAGAACCGTTTATCAAGTGTGTGACCTGCAAGATGGTGGTGCAGAAGATAGTGGCCTCCGTCGGAGAAGACCCCACCCCCGTGAgactccaccccatcccccactGTCACCCCAAGCCCGGGGTGTTCTCCAGCTACCTGggtcccctcatttcccttctccctcttccagagTCCTGGCTTCTCCCTGAGGAGCCCTCCCC includes:
- the LOC103168882 gene encoding antimicrobial peptide NK-lysin-like; amino-acid sequence: MAAFLLLLSLTLLASPAWASTGLISKDHRQEPTLQSQQHQQDSSFLEGSAQVTCSSCQIIMQKLKDMVGNNTKDMEAIKRAENQLCKFVSFILRKSCQTLMLKYLLPIAIAVRLGKSPRDVCVGIKFCKNKEVGCQGKDLRARIYP
- the LOC103165285 gene encoding antimicrobial peptide NK-lysin-like isoform X2, producing MAAFLLLLSLTLLAGPAWAGTGLIPKDHKQEPALWHQQHHQDSRLTGDLLDRKVSPRFICSTCQVIMTKLKELVGDNSDDMNEIKKAEKQVCSSVSFYLRWACEKLIKKFFLPIARDFLSGKNPRQVCEDIKICKPKKDQDAGEKILESESALEKRTLEEEWSQPAKRSLRRY
- the LOC103165285 gene encoding antimicrobial peptide NK-lysin-like isoform X1; this encodes MAAFLLLLSLTLLAGPAWAGTGLIPKDHKQEPALWHQQHHQDSRLTGDLLDRKVSPRFICSTCQVIMTKLKELVGDNSDDMNEIKKAEKQVCSSVSFYLRWACEKLIKKFFLPIARDFLSGKNPRQVCEDIKICKPKKGPEGHGSEDGSGHREPRLLTLAQIQHQDAGEKILESESALEKRTLEEEWSQPAKRSLRRY
- the LOC103165287 gene encoding antimicrobial peptide NK-lysin, producing MPVPLHLLLALVLSVSPARAGEALTLDGGQGDPASRCREAGDHLGEGTAPCHLAPGLQSKEPFIKCVTCKMVVQKIVASVGEDPTPENIKEAGSKVCTRLGRFLRRVCKKFIKKFLDMITQGIQEGKEAKEICVDIRLCKGSSGYNLK